The following proteins are encoded in a genomic region of Sneathiella marina:
- a CDS encoding DMT family transporter: protein MISTQKPALAIALMVLAMLLVPVMDGTAKLLMQDFDVVQVVWARYAFHFLTLIPLLAMSGQIKLSIPTNIRLQLVRAAFLLGDTFLFFAALALIPLANGKAVFFVAPLVMTALSPLILKEKVGRRRWTAVAIGFLGALVILRPDVQGISWGYALALASAVLYALYLLYTRKLAKSSPPMVTLLVTAIFGTVIMSVAVPFYWTAPDLTGWLLMLAMGALGTVSHYLIIKAFEWGEMPMLAPFTYAEIVSASLFGLMVFGQFPDLWTWIGITIVIVSGIYISRREFKRN from the coding sequence GTGATCAGTACCCAAAAGCCAGCGCTTGCCATCGCCTTAATGGTGCTCGCAATGCTTTTGGTGCCGGTCATGGATGGAACGGCAAAATTGCTTATGCAAGATTTTGACGTGGTCCAGGTTGTTTGGGCCCGTTATGCTTTTCATTTTCTGACGCTCATCCCCTTGCTGGCAATGAGTGGCCAGATCAAATTATCCATACCGACAAATATTAGGCTGCAGCTGGTCCGGGCTGCATTCCTGCTGGGCGATACCTTTTTATTCTTTGCAGCTCTCGCCTTAATCCCCCTTGCAAACGGGAAGGCCGTATTCTTCGTAGCGCCTCTGGTTATGACAGCCCTGTCACCGCTAATTCTAAAGGAAAAAGTAGGGCGCCGGAGATGGACAGCGGTTGCTATCGGATTTTTAGGCGCGCTTGTTATTTTACGCCCCGATGTTCAGGGCATCAGTTGGGGTTACGCTCTGGCTCTGGCTTCAGCGGTCCTTTATGCCCTTTACTTGCTGTATACGCGCAAATTGGCCAAATCGAGCCCTCCCATGGTTACGCTGCTTGTAACTGCGATCTTTGGAACGGTAATAATGTCCGTAGCTGTCCCTTTTTACTGGACTGCACCCGATTTGACTGGCTGGTTGCTGATGTTGGCGATGGGGGCCTTGGGGACCGTTAGTCACTATTTGATTATCAAAGCTTTTGAATGGGGCGAAATGCCTATGCTTGCCCCTTTCACTTATGCGGAAATTGTCAGTGCGAGTCTCTTCGGTCTTATGGTTTTCGGGCAATTTCCGGATCTCTGGACCTGGATCGGAATTACCATCGTGATTGTAAGCGGCATCTACATTTCCAGGCGAGAGTTCAAAAGAAACTAG